From one Sorangium aterium genomic stretch:
- a CDS encoding pyridoxal phosphate-dependent aminotransferase gives MSLDRPPAAEADAGHARAPRPLRFAARTGWDLSGNSLASVLAEARGAGRALVDFTESNPTRCGIVETAHLIAPLGEPRGARYSPLPLGDPAARAAVSRYYRERGLDVNPSSVVLTASTSEAYGWLLKLLAERGDDVLVPVPSYPLLEYLACLEDVALTPYPLLREEGWRIDLGALERAAGERTRAVVLVHPNNPTGSFVRRDDAAALEAWAGERGLALIVDEVFGDYAHGDLAPDRLPSFAGSRQALTFVLSGLSKVMALPQLKLGWIAVSGPPELAAAALERLEVIADTYLSVGTPVQLALPEILASRAPVQRAILSRVQANLAALDAAIEAHAGGAVRRLPIDGGWYATLEVPRVHDEDGWVELLVRDEGIIVHPGYFFDMPRDGFLVVGLLLDPDVFAEAALRLAGRIARAISGE, from the coding sequence GTGAGCCTGGATCGACCTCCCGCGGCAGAGGCGGACGCGGGACACGCGCGCGCGCCCCGGCCGCTGCGGTTCGCGGCGCGCACCGGCTGGGATCTCTCGGGCAACAGCCTCGCGTCCGTGCTCGCAGAGGCGCGCGGGGCGGGGCGCGCGCTCGTCGATTTCACCGAGTCGAACCCGACGCGCTGCGGGATCGTCGAGACGGCTCACCTCATCGCGCCGCTCGGCGAGCCGCGCGGCGCGCGGTATTCGCCGCTGCCGCTCGGCGATCCGGCGGCGCGCGCCGCGGTGTCGCGCTACTACCGGGAGCGCGGGCTCGACGTGAATCCGTCGAGCGTCGTGCTGACGGCCAGCACCAGCGAAGCGTACGGCTGGCTGCTCAAGCTGCTCGCCGAGCGCGGCGACGACGTGCTCGTCCCCGTGCCGTCCTACCCGCTGCTCGAGTACCTGGCCTGCCTCGAGGACGTCGCGCTCACGCCCTACCCGCTCCTCAGGGAGGAAGGATGGCGAATCGACCTCGGCGCGCTCGAGCGCGCGGCCGGCGAGCGGACGCGGGCGGTGGTGCTCGTCCATCCGAACAACCCGACCGGCTCCTTCGTGCGCCGCGACGACGCTGCCGCGCTCGAGGCGTGGGCCGGGGAGCGCGGGCTCGCGCTGATCGTCGACGAGGTCTTCGGGGACTACGCCCACGGAGACCTCGCCCCGGACCGCCTGCCGAGCTTCGCCGGCTCGCGGCAGGCGCTGACCTTCGTGCTGAGCGGGCTCTCCAAGGTGATGGCGCTGCCGCAGCTCAAGCTCGGCTGGATCGCGGTCTCGGGGCCGCCGGAGCTCGCCGCCGCGGCGCTGGAGCGGCTGGAGGTCATCGCTGACACCTACCTCTCGGTCGGCACCCCGGTGCAGCTCGCGCTGCCGGAGATCCTCGCCTCGCGGGCGCCCGTCCAGCGCGCGATCCTGTCGCGCGTGCAGGCCAACCTGGCCGCGCTCGACGCGGCGATCGAAGCGCACGCCGGGGGCGCGGTCCGGCGGCTCCCGATCGACGGCGGCTGGTACGCGACGCTGGAGGTCCCGCGCGTGCACGACGAGGACGGCTGGGTCGAGCTCCTCGTGCGCGACGAGGGGATCATCGTCCACCCCGGCTACTTCTTCGACATGCCGCGCGACGGCTTCCTCGTGGTCGGCCTGCTGCTCGATCCGGACGTGTTCGCGGAAGCCGCGCTGCGGCTCGCGGGCCGGATCGCGCGCGCGATCAGCGGTGAATGA
- a CDS encoding L,D-transpeptidase family protein has protein sequence MASSPPSLLLAALTCAIASGGAAACSEESPAEAAPASLEADALRTPPEADAPRVSAGPDAPRAAVVEAAHVTKAPAPTQAEAEAPPSSSAAGTTPPASAAGATPPASAAAEGARIYSKARFAWISPGPYPTRGWSGYLGLGGSVALRGGSAEAARTPGEGCDAWYAIEPRGYVCAGASAAVDPNDPVVVALRPHAPRVDSPWPYDYAESTGAPRYPQLPSAKEQRRAEWDLEEHLANIAKVRAAEGAGEEAVREIDEALVGVDLKPAGVAAPALFPFGGLVREGRDRIVNGSTVAFTRAFDAQDRTWVVTSDQAYMPKDRLKPYPRSSFQGVWLKDGRSLPLAFFRKTDRPKYQRGAGGRLEPTGASFARLASIGLTGRAESEDGERFLETREPGVYVRADDTVVIEAAKSSPLEGEADPSSPPRKWIEVSVLGGWFVAYEELTPVFATLISPGRGGVPRQGIPAIETAATPTGRFRIDGKFVTATMVSSTNDKIVHSEVQFVQNFSGPHALHGAYWHDAWGEPKSGGCVNLSPIDAKQMFAWTDPPVPEGWHGLRASRDAGRSTVVLIHR, from the coding sequence ATGGCTAGCTCACCGCCTTCCTTGCTCCTCGCGGCCCTGACGTGCGCGATCGCGTCGGGCGGCGCCGCGGCTTGCTCCGAAGAGAGCCCCGCCGAGGCGGCGCCTGCCTCGCTCGAGGCGGACGCCCTGCGGACGCCCCCCGAGGCGGACGCGCCGCGCGTGTCCGCGGGACCGGACGCGCCGCGCGCCGCGGTCGTCGAGGCGGCGCACGTCACGAAGGCGCCGGCCCCGACCCAGGCGGAGGCCGAAGCGCCGCCCTCGTCGAGCGCAGCGGGAACGACGCCGCCGGCCAGCGCGGCGGGAGCGACACCGCCGGCCAGCGCGGCGGCGGAGGGCGCGCGCATCTACTCCAAGGCGCGGTTTGCGTGGATCAGCCCTGGCCCTTACCCGACGCGGGGCTGGAGCGGCTACCTGGGGCTCGGCGGCTCCGTCGCGCTGCGCGGCGGCAGCGCCGAGGCCGCGCGGACGCCGGGCGAGGGGTGCGACGCGTGGTACGCCATCGAGCCGCGGGGCTACGTCTGCGCTGGCGCCAGCGCCGCGGTCGACCCGAACGACCCGGTCGTGGTCGCGCTGCGGCCGCACGCGCCCAGGGTCGACTCCCCGTGGCCCTATGACTACGCGGAGTCGACCGGCGCGCCGCGCTACCCGCAGCTCCCGAGCGCGAAGGAGCAGCGGCGCGCCGAGTGGGACCTCGAGGAGCACCTCGCGAACATCGCGAAGGTGCGCGCCGCCGAGGGCGCTGGCGAGGAAGCCGTTCGAGAGATCGACGAGGCCCTCGTGGGGGTCGACCTGAAGCCCGCGGGGGTCGCCGCCCCGGCGCTGTTTCCTTTCGGCGGCCTCGTGCGCGAGGGGCGCGACCGGATCGTGAACGGCTCGACGGTGGCGTTCACCCGCGCGTTCGACGCGCAGGACCGGACCTGGGTGGTGACCTCGGACCAGGCGTACATGCCGAAGGATCGCCTGAAGCCCTACCCGCGCTCGAGCTTCCAGGGCGTCTGGCTGAAGGACGGGCGTTCGCTCCCGCTCGCGTTCTTCCGCAAGACCGATCGACCGAAGTACCAGCGGGGCGCTGGCGGCCGCCTCGAGCCGACCGGCGCGTCGTTCGCGCGGCTCGCCTCGATCGGGCTCACCGGTCGCGCCGAGTCCGAGGACGGCGAGCGGTTCCTCGAGACGCGAGAGCCGGGGGTCTACGTGCGCGCGGACGACACCGTCGTGATCGAGGCGGCGAAGAGCTCGCCGCTCGAGGGCGAGGCCGATCCGTCGTCGCCGCCGCGCAAGTGGATCGAGGTGAGCGTGCTCGGCGGCTGGTTCGTCGCCTACGAAGAGCTCACCCCGGTCTTCGCGACGCTCATCTCACCGGGGCGCGGCGGCGTCCCGAGGCAGGGCATCCCCGCCATCGAGACCGCGGCGACGCCGACCGGGCGCTTCCGCATCGACGGGAAGTTCGTGACGGCGACGATGGTGTCGAGCACGAACGACAAGATCGTCCACTCCGAGGTGCAGTTCGTGCAGAACTTCAGCGGACCGCACGCGCTGCACGGCGCGTACTGGCACGACGCCTGGGGCGAGCCGAAGAGCGGCGGCTGCGTCAACCTCTCCCCCATCGACGCGAAGCAGATGTTCGCCTGGACCGACCCGCCGGTGCCGGAGGGGTGGCACGGCCTGCGGGCCTCCCGCGACGCCGGCCGCTCCACGGTGGTCCTCATTCACCGCTGA
- a CDS encoding AgmX/PglI C-terminal domain-containing protein — MKFTRLLRCTITVVALSTFAAQLGCGGAAPTSVAPVMVDAEPVETSSPKMNSRSEIGGMNEEKVQAAFERVSPRLSRCYQKGVQRIPYLGGEIRFKVRVTEEGTARWAFVKDSNLGDRETEACMLSVLKATRWPKPVGGEGLAENSFTFEPSSDERLPVPWTPDQLGTPYKKAKPALATCRSQAGASQLKATLYIDTDGKPLSVGVSSNDERGEEAAECVAGALREITFPSPGSYASKVSVDIN; from the coding sequence ATGAAATTCACGCGCTTGCTCAGGTGTACGATCACCGTCGTTGCTCTCTCGACGTTCGCGGCCCAGCTGGGCTGCGGCGGCGCCGCGCCCACGTCCGTGGCGCCCGTGATGGTCGACGCCGAACCTGTCGAGACGTCGAGCCCGAAGATGAACTCGCGTTCCGAGATCGGCGGCATGAACGAGGAGAAGGTGCAAGCGGCGTTCGAGCGCGTGTCGCCTCGGCTCTCGCGCTGCTATCAGAAGGGCGTCCAGCGGATCCCCTATCTCGGGGGCGAGATCCGCTTCAAGGTCCGGGTGACCGAGGAGGGCACGGCGCGCTGGGCGTTCGTGAAGGACTCGAACCTGGGCGATCGCGAGACCGAGGCGTGCATGCTGAGCGTCCTGAAGGCGACGAGGTGGCCGAAGCCGGTCGGCGGAGAGGGCCTGGCGGAGAACAGCTTCACCTTCGAGCCGAGCAGCGACGAGCGCCTGCCGGTGCCCTGGACGCCCGACCAGCTCGGGACGCCGTACAAGAAGGCGAAGCCGGCGCTCGCGACGTGCCGGAGCCAGGCAGGCGCCAGCCAGCTCAAGGCCACGCTCTACATCGACACCGACGGCAAGCCGCTCAGCGTGGGCGTGTCCAGCAACGACGAACGGGGCGAGGAGGCGGCCGAGTGTGTCGCCGGCGCGCTGCGCGAGATCACCTTCCCCTCCCCTGGCAGCTATGCATCGAAGGTGAGCGTCGACATCAATTGA
- a CDS encoding metallophosphoesterase family protein — protein sequence MTTIAHLTDFHLLEADHDRRRGAERWRLRYLSFGRPIDAAQRRRRTLAALVEAWRTGADHLVLTGDLTEDGTPAQFEVLAAVLAESGWDPARVTLVPGNHDAYTDGAWERALEGCLRPFAATSGQGTAIALPGAVLAAVSTAMMQPVTRSAGAIAARELSWIASLAAETRRSGDALVLAQHHPPLRHPIGAMQWLDGLINSAELMALLHEHDHLHVIHGHTHRDHDAPVRSGAPPRIFCAQALVDGPSPLRLYRVRCGRLLSERARVRSGASAFALA from the coding sequence ATGACGACGATCGCGCACCTCACGGACTTCCATCTCCTCGAGGCGGATCACGACCGGCGCCGCGGCGCCGAGCGGTGGCGGCTTCGTTACCTGAGCTTCGGCCGCCCGATCGACGCAGCGCAACGCCGGCGCCGCACGCTGGCCGCGCTCGTCGAGGCGTGGCGGACCGGGGCGGACCACCTGGTGCTCACCGGCGACCTGACGGAAGACGGGACTCCTGCCCAGTTCGAGGTGCTCGCGGCCGTGCTGGCCGAGAGCGGTTGGGACCCGGCCCGCGTCACGTTGGTGCCTGGCAACCACGACGCGTATACCGACGGCGCGTGGGAGCGCGCGCTGGAGGGCTGCCTCCGCCCCTTCGCGGCGACGAGCGGGCAAGGGACGGCCATCGCGCTGCCCGGGGCCGTCCTGGCCGCGGTCTCGACCGCCATGATGCAACCGGTGACGCGCTCGGCGGGCGCGATCGCGGCCCGCGAACTCTCGTGGATCGCCTCGCTCGCCGCCGAGACGCGCCGCTCGGGCGACGCGCTCGTGCTCGCCCAGCACCACCCGCCGCTCCGCCATCCGATCGGAGCGATGCAGTGGCTGGACGGCCTCATCAACAGCGCTGAGCTCATGGCATTGCTCCACGAGCACGATCACCTTCACGTGATCCACGGCCATACGCACCGAGACCACGACGCGCCGGTGCGCTCAGGCGCGCCGCCTCGCATCTTCTGCGCTCAGGCGCTCGTGGACGGACCTTCACCGCTACGCCTCTACCGTGTGCGTTGCGGGCGCCTCCTGTCCGAGCGGGCGCGCGTTCGGAGCGGCGCGTCGGCGTTCGCGCTGGCGTAG
- a CDS encoding DUF1565 domain-containing protein, with product MLRAKLGHSALWCLFSLASSLCAVSLFGCESTNLPPYTSLPGEGAGGSGCAPGQISGASGCAQVGIPGCVDAFVDEDGFCRPTLAKCSPGTIPKHDEGCIEVGIPGCAAEFVEGGACHPTMAKCPEGTFAVPQKGCVSIDGPDGCGSMPWGEIVEAPGDLHVDPAYEGGDGDGSRERPFTTLAEALASVRADGRVVLAEGEYDEPIEITKPIEIVGRCASRVVLRGEQSDPSGNVSAVWIHDVERAGVSGVSVLSASIGMLIQAAAVSVRDIRVTGESGNGLVVALPGARLDLSRSLIQSSWADDGAGEVWTSVLVVSGAEARLTENALVGGTVNLRISSEAAEVVAEGNLLEAAGLRSVTSDGVGVHLEEGTLRLDANALVDHRLGALVTGAGAELVAARNLIAAPADAAPEAGGLAVEHGARASLASSVLSGACDALLVVADADTAVEASGNLFDGAAASESDRLGVAVEQRGGALSLSSSLVRQAGDAGLFVSGGTLSASGVVIEGTRASPLHRDRAAGVLVQGGRAALASAYVLEPHVAGVSASQGATLEIADSLIERSLPEERDGTGGVGLLSAGAAQVLVQRSAVLESRVAGLLLASPSTVEDTAILGVEGGTFSALSAGGQTESVPDLGDGLVVLGSTAQVSYVQVHRCARAGLLFSDSRGALVSSESTGNRFGLVVQGAQAPSVSEDNSFEGNQESDQLAGGTLPVPSSAAPAP from the coding sequence GTGTTGCGCGCGAAGCTTGGACACTCGGCGCTCTGGTGTCTTTTCTCTCTCGCCTCCAGCCTGTGCGCCGTCTCGCTCTTCGGCTGCGAGAGCACCAACCTGCCGCCGTATACCAGCCTCCCGGGGGAAGGCGCCGGCGGCTCGGGGTGTGCGCCGGGGCAGATCAGCGGCGCCAGCGGATGTGCGCAGGTGGGCATTCCGGGCTGCGTCGACGCGTTCGTCGACGAGGACGGCTTCTGTCGTCCCACGCTCGCGAAGTGCTCGCCCGGGACGATCCCGAAGCACGACGAGGGCTGCATTGAAGTCGGGATCCCCGGCTGTGCGGCGGAGTTCGTGGAGGGCGGCGCCTGTCATCCCACCATGGCCAAATGCCCGGAGGGAACATTCGCGGTCCCGCAGAAGGGCTGTGTTTCCATCGACGGCCCGGACGGCTGCGGCTCGATGCCGTGGGGCGAGATCGTCGAGGCCCCCGGCGATCTCCATGTCGATCCTGCCTACGAGGGAGGAGACGGCGACGGGTCGCGGGAGAGGCCGTTCACGACGCTGGCGGAGGCGCTGGCGAGCGTTCGGGCGGACGGGCGCGTCGTCCTGGCCGAGGGCGAGTACGACGAGCCGATCGAGATCACGAAGCCCATCGAGATCGTCGGGCGGTGCGCCTCGCGGGTGGTGCTCCGGGGCGAGCAGAGCGATCCCAGCGGCAACGTCAGCGCGGTCTGGATCCACGACGTCGAGCGGGCCGGCGTGAGCGGCGTGAGCGTGCTCAGCGCCTCGATCGGGATGCTGATCCAGGCAGCGGCGGTCTCGGTGCGCGACATCCGGGTGACGGGCGAGAGCGGCAATGGACTCGTGGTCGCGCTCCCTGGCGCGCGCCTCGATCTGTCGCGCAGCCTCATCCAGTCGTCGTGGGCGGACGATGGAGCGGGCGAGGTCTGGACGAGCGTGCTCGTCGTCTCCGGGGCCGAGGCGCGGCTCACCGAGAACGCGCTGGTCGGGGGCACGGTCAATCTGCGGATCAGCTCGGAGGCAGCGGAGGTGGTCGCGGAGGGCAACCTGCTGGAGGCAGCGGGGCTGCGGTCGGTGACGAGCGACGGCGTCGGCGTGCATCTCGAGGAAGGCACGCTCCGGCTCGACGCGAACGCGCTCGTCGACCATCGCCTGGGCGCGCTGGTGACGGGCGCCGGCGCGGAGCTCGTGGCGGCGCGCAACCTCATCGCCGCCCCGGCAGACGCGGCGCCCGAAGCCGGCGGCCTGGCCGTGGAGCATGGCGCGCGCGCCTCGCTCGCCTCCAGCGTACTGTCAGGGGCGTGCGATGCGCTGCTCGTCGTCGCGGACGCCGATACCGCGGTCGAGGCATCGGGCAATCTCTTCGACGGCGCGGCCGCCTCGGAGAGCGATCGCCTCGGAGTCGCCGTCGAGCAGCGCGGCGGAGCGCTCTCGCTGTCGTCGAGCCTCGTGCGCCAGGCCGGCGACGCTGGGCTGTTCGTCTCGGGCGGGACGCTCTCGGCGAGCGGCGTCGTCATCGAGGGCACGCGCGCGAGCCCGCTGCACCGGGATCGCGCCGCCGGCGTGCTCGTGCAGGGTGGCCGCGCCGCGCTTGCGTCCGCGTATGTCCTGGAGCCCCACGTCGCGGGCGTGTCCGCGTCCCAGGGCGCGACCCTCGAGATCGCGGACAGCCTCATCGAGCGCTCGCTGCCGGAGGAGCGCGACGGCACGGGCGGCGTCGGCCTGCTGAGCGCCGGGGCGGCGCAGGTCCTCGTCCAGAGGTCGGCCGTGCTGGAGAGCCGCGTGGCGGGCCTGCTGCTGGCCTCGCCGAGCACGGTGGAGGACACGGCCATCCTCGGGGTCGAGGGCGGCACGTTCTCGGCCCTGAGCGCCGGTGGGCAGACGGAATCGGTGCCGGACCTGGGCGATGGACTCGTGGTCCTGGGCTCGACGGCGCAGGTGAGCTACGTGCAGGTGCATCGCTGCGCGCGCGCCGGTTTGCTCTTCAGCGACAGCCGCGGCGCGCTCGTGAGCTCGGAGTCGACCGGCAACCGGTTTGGCCTCGTCGTGCAGGGCGCGCAGGCGCCGTCGGTGTCGGAGGACAACAGCTTCGAGGGCAACCAGGAGAGCGATCAGCTCGCCGGAGGCACGCTCCCCGTCCCGAGCAGCGCTGCACCCGCCCCGTGA